The following are encoded together in the candidate division KSB1 bacterium genome:
- the guaA gene encoding glutamine-hydrolyzing GMP synthase: protein MPSHDFILILDFGSQYTQLIARRIREQNVYSEIKPCTLSVAEIRALQPRGIILSGGPNSVYEKGAPSCSPEIFALGIPLLGVCYGQQLLAHHLGGRVQPAQQREYGFATLQRVAENALLQGVPPDSQVWMSHGDSVVELPPGFVTLGRTENSAYAAFGDPARRLYGLQFHPEVAHTAAGVDILRNFVFAVCGCTPDWNPASFVESTVAAIRAQVGREQVLCALSGGVDSAVAAALVHRAIGPQLHCVFVDHGLLRWQEAEEVSAVFARQFGPAFRKVEAAEIFLRCLRGVTDPEQKRKIIGEQFIRVFEAEARQLAGIRFLVQGTLYPDVIESVSPTGAPSATIKSHHNVGGLPGDLQLELVEPLRELFKDEVRRVGALLGLDPALLNRHPFPGPGLAVRILGEVTPERLALLRQADHIFISELKQQGWYDRVWQAFAVLLPVHSVGVMGDNRTYEMTIALRAVTSTDGMTADWARLPHDLLMTVSSRITNAVRGINRVVYDISAKPPSTIEWE, encoded by the coding sequence ATGCCATCACATGATTTTATTCTGATTCTCGATTTCGGCTCACAATACACCCAGCTCATTGCCCGCCGCATTCGCGAGCAAAACGTCTATTCCGAGATCAAGCCGTGCACGCTGAGCGTGGCGGAAATCAGGGCCTTGCAGCCCAGGGGCATCATCCTCTCCGGCGGGCCGAATTCGGTTTATGAAAAAGGGGCGCCCTCCTGCAGCCCGGAAATTTTCGCGCTGGGCATTCCGCTTCTCGGCGTGTGCTACGGCCAGCAGTTGCTGGCCCATCATCTCGGCGGCCGGGTGCAACCGGCGCAGCAGCGGGAATATGGTTTTGCCACGCTGCAGCGGGTGGCGGAAAACGCGCTGCTGCAGGGCGTGCCGCCGGACAGCCAGGTGTGGATGAGCCACGGCGACAGCGTGGTCGAGCTGCCGCCGGGGTTTGTCACACTGGGCCGGACGGAAAATTCCGCCTACGCGGCTTTCGGTGATCCCGCCCGCCGCCTCTACGGCCTGCAGTTTCATCCCGAAGTTGCGCACACCGCCGCCGGAGTCGACATCCTGCGCAACTTTGTCTTTGCCGTCTGCGGCTGCACGCCGGATTGGAATCCCGCGAGTTTTGTGGAGTCGACGGTCGCAGCGATCCGCGCGCAGGTGGGCAGGGAACAGGTGCTTTGCGCGCTCTCCGGCGGCGTGGATTCCGCGGTGGCGGCGGCGCTGGTGCACCGGGCGATCGGGCCGCAACTGCACTGCGTTTTTGTCGATCATGGTTTGCTGCGCTGGCAGGAAGCCGAAGAGGTCTCCGCCGTGTTTGCGCGGCAATTCGGCCCGGCGTTTCGCAAGGTGGAGGCGGCGGAGATTTTTTTGCGCTGCCTGCGCGGCGTGACGGATCCCGAGCAGAAACGCAAGATCATTGGCGAGCAGTTCATCCGCGTGTTCGAAGCCGAAGCGCGCCAACTCGCCGGCATTCGCTTTCTGGTGCAGGGCACCCTCTATCCCGATGTCATCGAAAGCGTGTCGCCCACCGGCGCGCCGTCGGCGACGATCAAGAGCCATCACAACGTCGGCGGCCTGCCCGGCGATTTGCAGCTCGAGCTGGTCGAGCCGTTGCGCGAGCTGTTCAAGGATGAAGTGCGACGTGTCGGCGCACTGCTCGGCCTCGATCCCGCCCTGCTCAACCGCCACCCCTTTCCCGGGCCGGGTCTGGCGGTGCGCATTCTCGGAGAGGTGACGCCGGAACGGTTGGCGCTCTTGCGGCAGGCCGATCACATTTTTATCAGCGAGCTCAAACAGCAGGGCTGGTACGATCGCGTCTGGCAGGCCTTCGCCGTGTTGCTGCCGGTGCACTCCGTGGGGGTGATGGGCGACAACCGCACCTATGAAATGACCATCGCGCTGCGCGCCGTGACCTCCACCGACGGCATGACGGCCGACTGGGCGCGTCTGCCGCACGATCTGCTCATGACCGTTTCCTCCCGCATCACCAATGCGGTGCGCGGCATCAACCGCGTGGTGTACGACATCAGCGCCAAACCGCCGAGTACAATCGAGTGGGAATGA
- a CDS encoding glycosyltransferase, with the protein MQLLSTAIFAALALSGAIYLLQAWCVWYQTRRKPKPAAAQPPVSILKPLCGRVEGLAENLESFARLRYPEYEIIFGLKSAGDEALAVARAFQTRHPELAVKIVIDERQFGFNPKVNNLVPMMVHARHDLLLISDDNVRVPPDYLRDTVAEMGADTGLVYNLICGVGGKRLGALLENLHLNSFIVGSVCFLHTLLRHPCVIGKSMLLRRSTLQEIGGLQYVRNALAEDYLLGRYYQRRGYRVALCRTPVYNVNLSWPVRSFWRRHVRWARMRFWIGTYRYAAEWLGNPVALALFAVLLQPGPHTLGVWFAVTFFKMLIDGLLARRLSSRVNLLPFLLTPLKDVLTALIWFAPLTGRTIRWREQKLVLSWGSRLRPHRKSTPAALLPHSSLPVLG; encoded by the coding sequence ATGCAACTACTGTCCACTGCCATCTTCGCGGCGCTCGCCCTGAGCGGCGCGATTTATTTGCTGCAGGCGTGGTGTGTTTGGTATCAGACGCGGCGGAAACCGAAGCCCGCGGCGGCGCAACCGCCGGTTTCGATTCTGAAACCGCTTTGTGGCAGGGTCGAGGGCCTGGCGGAGAATCTCGAAAGTTTCGCACGCTTGCGTTATCCCGAGTATGAGATCATCTTCGGCTTGAAATCAGCCGGCGACGAGGCGCTGGCGGTGGCACGCGCCTTCCAGACACGCCATCCCGAGCTGGCAGTCAAAATCGTCATCGACGAGCGGCAGTTCGGCTTCAATCCCAAAGTCAACAATCTCGTGCCGATGATGGTGCACGCCCGCCATGATTTGCTGCTGATCAGTGACGACAACGTGCGTGTGCCGCCGGATTACCTGCGCGACACCGTGGCGGAAATGGGCGCGGATACCGGCCTGGTTTACAATCTCATTTGCGGCGTGGGGGGCAAACGGCTGGGCGCACTGCTGGAAAATCTGCATCTCAATTCCTTCATCGTCGGCAGCGTTTGTTTTCTCCACACGCTGCTGCGCCATCCCTGCGTCATCGGCAAGTCGATGCTGCTGCGGCGCTCGACCCTGCAGGAGATCGGCGGCCTGCAGTATGTGCGCAACGCGCTGGCGGAAGATTACCTGCTCGGCCGTTACTACCAACGCCGGGGCTACCGGGTGGCGCTGTGCCGCACACCGGTCTACAACGTCAATCTCTCCTGGCCGGTGCGCAGCTTTTGGCGGCGGCACGTGCGCTGGGCCAGAATGCGTTTTTGGATCGGCACCTATCGCTATGCCGCCGAATGGCTGGGCAACCCCGTGGCACTGGCGCTGTTCGCGGTGCTGCTGCAACCCGGTCCCCACACGCTGGGTGTATGGTTCGCGGTGACGTTCTTTAAAATGCTGATTGACGGCCTGCTGGCGCGCCGGCTTTCCAGCCGGGTGAATCTTTTGCCCTTCCTGCTGACGCCGCTGAAGGATGTGTTGACCGCACTCATTTGGTTTGCGCCCCTGACGGGCAGAACGATTCGCTGGCGGGAGCAGAAGCTGGTCTTGAGCTGGGGCTCCCGGTTGCGGCCTCACCGCAAGAGCACGCCGGCGGCACTCCTGCCTCACTCCTCCCTTCCGGTTCTGGGTTAG
- a CDS encoding ABC transporter permease, with protein sequence MTANPNTTAAGGNFGKMLTVMRREFFSRVKTRGFLIGTVLMPVFILGLFGVQIWLATATAEEIKKIGVVDASGELFAGLEKYLDATTPAGVRLFQLEKVEMRPNLEVTRKILAERVTAGDLDYYVMLDAGIYENNHAEIYGRTASDFRKHEAIEDAITRAVIDRRLARSGFDSEHIHALMKPVKLAAFKLSPEGREQKESEMKLVVAWILGFFLYMAMLLYGTIILRSVLEEKTSRVVEAVISSVKPFHLLAGKLLGVGAMGLLQFLIWATVAGVLSLYGMSLAAMFGAPAGPGMELTRIPVAVLGFFILFFVLGYFLYASLYAGVGSLVNSDQEAQHLAMPITLVFVFAFLANIYIINNPTAPASRVLSFIPFFAPITMMTRIALETVMPWEIALSLALLALMLVVCVWLSGKIFRVGVLMYGKRPTLPEVVKWLRQA encoded by the coding sequence ATGACTGCAAACCCGAACACCACCGCTGCTGGCGGCAATTTCGGCAAAATGCTCACGGTCATGCGCCGCGAATTTTTCTCGCGCGTCAAGACCCGGGGCTTCCTCATTGGCACGGTGCTCATGCCGGTGTTCATTCTCGGCCTGTTTGGCGTGCAAATCTGGCTGGCCACCGCCACCGCGGAGGAAATCAAAAAAATCGGGGTGGTGGACGCCAGCGGCGAGCTGTTTGCCGGTTTGGAAAAATATCTCGATGCCACCACCCCCGCGGGCGTGCGCCTGTTCCAACTGGAAAAAGTCGAGATGCGTCCGAATCTGGAAGTCACCAGGAAAATACTGGCGGAGCGCGTCACCGCCGGAGATCTGGATTACTACGTCATGCTCGATGCCGGCATCTATGAAAACAATCACGCCGAAATCTACGGCCGGACGGCCAGCGATTTCCGCAAGCACGAGGCGATCGAAGATGCCATCACCCGGGCGGTCATCGACCGGCGGCTGGCGCGCAGTGGTTTCGACAGTGAACACATTCACGCGCTGATGAAACCGGTGAAGCTGGCGGCCTTCAAGCTCAGCCCGGAAGGCCGGGAACAGAAGGAAAGTGAAATGAAGCTGGTGGTGGCCTGGATTCTGGGCTTCTTCCTCTACATGGCGATGCTTCTCTATGGCACCATTATCCTGCGCAGCGTGCTGGAGGAAAAAACCTCGCGCGTGGTGGAAGCGGTGATTTCCTCGGTGAAGCCCTTCCATCTCCTGGCCGGCAAGCTGCTCGGTGTCGGCGCCATGGGCCTGCTGCAATTCCTGATCTGGGCCACGGTGGCCGGCGTGTTGTCGCTTTACGGCATGTCGCTGGCTGCCATGTTCGGCGCCCCAGCCGGACCGGGCATGGAACTGACCCGAATTCCGGTTGCGGTGCTCGGTTTCTTCATCCTGTTCTTCGTGTTGGGCTACTTCCTCTATGCCTCGCTCTATGCCGGGGTCGGCTCGCTGGTAAATTCCGATCAGGAGGCCCAGCATCTCGCCATGCCGATCACACTGGTGTTCGTGTTCGCCTTCCTCGCCAACATCTACATCATCAACAACCCCACGGCGCCGGCCTCCCGGGTGCTTTCGTTCATTCCCTTCTTCGCACCCATCACCATGATGACCCGCATCGCGCTCGAGACCGTGATGCCATGGGAGATCGCGCTGTCGCTCGCTTTGCTGGCGCTGATGCTGGTCGTTTGTGTCTGGTTGAGCGGCAAGATTTTTCGCGTCGGGGTGTTGATGTACGGCAAGCGGCCGACTTTGCCGGAAGTGGTCAAATGGCTGCGCCAGGCCTGA
- a CDS encoding ATP-binding cassette domain-containing protein codes for METLRIENISKTFDKVEAVKELSFSVPPGAIYGFLGPNGAGKTTTLRMIMAIILPDAGSIYLNGQPNSLRARDRVGYLPEERGLYRKMKVHEALEFFGELKGMKRRQIQTGMQYWLERFAMTGVRDKKVEELSKGNQQKLQFLTTVLHQPDLIILDEPFMGLDPLNVELVKDVMLEQKKRGAAILFSTHQMHEAERLCDAICLINRGRKMLEGRLGDIRKSFGPKSIILSYSGRADYLRDQSLVERYNDYGQYVEVTLAAEVTPRAFLRRALEFADISRFEVTEPSLHEIFLKVVKPN; via the coding sequence ATGGAGACTCTGCGTATCGAAAACATCTCCAAGACCTTCGACAAGGTCGAAGCAGTAAAGGAGTTGAGCTTCTCCGTGCCACCGGGGGCGATTTACGGCTTTCTCGGGCCCAACGGCGCCGGCAAGACCACGACCCTGCGCATGATTATGGCGATCATCCTGCCGGATGCCGGCAGCATTTACCTCAATGGCCAGCCCAACTCGCTGCGGGCGCGCGACCGCGTGGGCTATTTGCCGGAGGAACGCGGGCTGTACCGCAAAATGAAGGTGCACGAGGCGCTGGAGTTTTTTGGCGAGCTGAAAGGCATGAAGCGCCGGCAAATTCAGACGGGCATGCAATACTGGCTGGAACGCTTCGCGATGACGGGCGTGCGCGACAAGAAAGTCGAGGAACTTTCCAAGGGCAATCAACAAAAGCTTCAGTTTCTCACCACCGTTTTGCATCAGCCCGATTTGATCATTCTGGACGAGCCGTTCATGGGGCTGGATCCGCTTAATGTGGAACTGGTGAAGGACGTTATGCTCGAGCAGAAAAAACGGGGCGCTGCGATTCTCTTTTCCACCCACCAAATGCACGAAGCCGAGCGCCTGTGCGACGCGATTTGCCTGATCAACCGCGGCCGCAAGATGCTGGAAGGCAGGCTCGGCGACATCCGGAAAAGCTTCGGCCCCAAGAGCATCATTCTCTCCTACAGTGGCCGGGCGGATTACCTGCGAGATCAGTCACTGGTCGAGCGCTATAATGATTACGGCCAGTACGTCGAAGTCACGCTGGCCGCCGAGGTGACGCCCAGGGCCTTTTTGCGGCGCGCGCTCGAATTTGCCGACATTTCGCGCTTTGAAGTCACCGAGCCTTCCCTGCACGAAATCTTTCTCAAGGTGGTGAAACCGAATTAG
- the alr gene encoding alanine racemase has product MLSLSQPGAPRRPAWVEIDMAQLRRNLEHIRADLPPGLRWCSVVKDQAYGHGAVEIAQATVAAGAACLAVATLDEALELQHARLPAPILIFGERPAAELEICVRHGFQIFVNDTQQAAQLDRLCRKHNCSAAVQVEVDTGLNRYGVRWTEALPVVNAIRQHPTLRLAGLMTHFAMSDELDKTFAFEQLRRFDEAVQQIRRAGLLWDASRAEAPLLHACNSGGYLDLPRAHFDLVRMGILPLGVYPSQVCRRVPGLAPVMSVKTQVAAIKAIAAGDTVGYGMRYRAETPRTIAVLPLGYGDGFPRVRNLGQVLLHGCRAPIIGGNAMDAMMIDITDIPQARPWDEVVILGRQGTQEISVHELAAWGATVSYDIMTRWSVRLPRVYPGQTQS; this is encoded by the coding sequence ATGCTCTCGCTCAGTCAACCCGGGGCCCCGCGCCGGCCGGCGTGGGTGGAAATCGACATGGCGCAACTGCGCCGCAATCTCGAACACATTCGTGCTGACCTGCCGCCGGGCTTGCGCTGGTGTTCGGTGGTCAAAGACCAGGCTTATGGTCACGGCGCGGTGGAGATTGCACAGGCGACCGTCGCGGCGGGCGCGGCGTGCCTGGCGGTGGCCACGCTCGATGAGGCCCTGGAACTGCAGCATGCCCGCCTGCCGGCACCGATTCTGATCTTTGGCGAGCGGCCGGCTGCCGAATTGGAGATTTGTGTCCGTCATGGATTTCAAATTTTTGTCAATGACACGCAACAAGCAGCGCAGCTCGATCGCCTTTGCCGCAAGCACAACTGCTCCGCCGCCGTGCAGGTGGAAGTGGACACCGGACTCAACCGCTATGGCGTGCGCTGGACCGAGGCGCTGCCGGTCGTCAACGCGATCCGCCAGCATCCCACTCTGCGGCTGGCCGGCTTGATGACGCATTTTGCCATGTCCGACGAATTGGACAAGACGTTCGCGTTCGAACAGTTGCGGCGTTTTGACGAAGCCGTGCAGCAAATTCGCCGGGCGGGCCTGTTGTGGGATGCCTCCCGTGCGGAGGCGCCGCTGCTGCATGCCTGCAACTCCGGCGGCTATCTTGATCTTCCCCGGGCGCATTTTGATCTGGTGCGCATGGGGATTCTGCCGCTCGGGGTGTACCCTTCGCAGGTGTGCCGCCGCGTGCCGGGGTTGGCGCCGGTGATGTCGGTGAAAACGCAGGTGGCGGCGATCAAGGCGATCGCGGCCGGCGACACGGTGGGCTACGGCATGCGCTATCGCGCGGAAACGCCGCGCACCATCGCCGTGCTTCCGCTCGGTTATGGCGACGGTTTCCCGCGCGTGCGCAATCTCGGCCAGGTGTTGCTGCACGGCTGCCGCGCGCCCATCATCGGCGGCAACGCGATGGATGCCATGATGATCGACATCACCGACATTCCACAGGCACGGCCGTGGGACGAAGTTGTCATTCTCGGCCGGCAGGGCACGCAGGAAATTTCCGTGCACGAGCTGGCCGCCTGGGGCGCAACGGTTTCCTACGACATCATGACGCGCTGGAGCGTGCGCCTGCCGCGCGTATACCCTGGGCAGACGCAGAGCTGA
- the efp gene encoding elongation factor P, with protein sequence MAAASDFRNGMAILHNNDVWIIVEFQHFNPGNWRAMVRTKLKHAKTGRVIDHTFRMSDKIEEVQLEEKDMQYLYESEGNLYFMDTETYEQTFIPADLLGEQKRFLKEGNLCHVMFYEGKAISAALPFFIEFKVIEAEPAVKGDTATGVMKNAVIETGAKVQVPLFVKEGDTIKIDTRTGKYLERVK encoded by the coding sequence ATGGCAGCAGCATCCGATTTTCGCAATGGCATGGCCATTCTGCACAACAATGATGTCTGGATCATTGTTGAGTTCCAACACTTCAATCCGGGCAACTGGCGCGCCATGGTGCGCACGAAATTGAAGCACGCCAAAACCGGCCGCGTCATCGATCACACCTTCCGCATGTCCGACAAAATCGAGGAGGTGCAGCTCGAAGAAAAGGACATGCAGTATCTGTATGAGTCCGAAGGCAATCTCTATTTCATGGACACCGAAACCTATGAGCAGACCTTCATTCCCGCGGATTTGCTGGGTGAGCAGAAGCGCTTCCTGAAGGAAGGCAACCTTTGCCACGTCATGTTCTATGAAGGCAAGGCCATTTCCGCGGCGCTGCCGTTTTTCATCGAGTTCAAGGTGATCGAAGCCGAACCGGCCGTGAAGGGCGACACTGCCACCGGCGTCATGAAAAACGCGGTGATCGAAACCGGCGCAAAGGTGCAGGTGCCGTTGTTCGTGAAGGAGGGGGACACCATCAAGATCGACACGCGCACGGGCAAGTATCTGGAGCGCGTGAAGTAA
- the mtgA gene encoding monofunctional biosynthetic peptidoglycan transglycosylase, which produces MSFSPLRKLSPRQRRFCFVALVLLLVLAGGWWWLFSGLPDEDRIRAYQPESTARIGQIKWEQRFHSPIRLWVPSARISSKLKQAVIVSEDDLFYRHQGFNLEMLRESFAKNLEKGRYVRGASTITMQLARNAFLHRQKTLRRKLREIIVTRRLEKTLSKERILELYLNVIEWGEGIYGAEAAARFYFGKPAAALDWAEASLLAGMLPNPKYFNPYRRPKACQRMQQRVLWLLQLHRLITPEQARALAAAGVSLVPGGGHRPAPARPAESDTVEALQMLRAADSLLLAAPSPAASAAAGEGAGVPVTPANPGADSLDAAAAPDSVHRQN; this is translated from the coding sequence TTGTCCTTTTCGCCGCTGCGCAAACTCAGCCCGCGCCAGCGGCGTTTTTGTTTTGTGGCGCTCGTCCTGCTGCTCGTGCTGGCGGGCGGCTGGTGGTGGCTCTTCAGCGGCCTGCCCGATGAGGACAGGATTCGTGCCTATCAGCCGGAATCCACGGCGCGAATCGGCCAAATCAAGTGGGAGCAGCGCTTTCATTCCCCCATCCGGCTGTGGGTCCCGTCCGCACGGATTTCATCCAAGCTCAAGCAGGCCGTGATCGTCAGTGAAGACGATCTTTTTTACCGGCATCAGGGCTTCAATCTCGAGATGCTGAGGGAATCGTTCGCAAAGAATCTCGAAAAGGGCCGCTATGTACGGGGCGCCAGCACCATCACCATGCAGCTTGCACGCAATGCCTTTCTGCACCGGCAAAAGACACTGCGGCGCAAGCTGCGCGAGATCATCGTCACGCGCCGGCTTGAAAAGACCCTCTCGAAAGAACGCATCCTCGAGCTCTATCTCAACGTGATCGAGTGGGGAGAGGGCATCTATGGCGCGGAGGCGGCGGCGCGTTTCTATTTCGGCAAGCCGGCAGCCGCACTCGATTGGGCGGAGGCCTCCCTGCTGGCGGGCATGCTGCCGAATCCCAAATACTTCAATCCCTATCGCCGGCCCAAAGCCTGCCAGCGCATGCAGCAGCGGGTGCTTTGGCTGTTGCAACTGCATCGCCTGATCACGCCGGAGCAGGCCCGGGCTTTGGCAGCAGCGGGAGTGTCCCTGGTGCCGGGTGGCGGTCACCGGCCGGCGCCTGCGAGACCCGCTGAAAGCGACACGGTGGAAGCCCTGCAGATGCTGCGGGCGGCGGATTCATTGCTGCTGGCGGCACCTTCACCCGCCGCCTCCGCCGCGGCGGGTGAAGGTGCCGGCGTTCCGGTCACGCCGGCCAACCCCGGCGCTGACAGCCTTGATGCCGCGGCCGCACCGGATTCCGTGCACCGGCAAAACTGA
- a CDS encoding winged helix-turn-helix domain-containing protein yields MMSGEIGQVAGKIWHALQGKQGMTPTNLKKATGADDKLLWLALGWLAREDNIEITRNKASFTINLKAK; encoded by the coding sequence TTGATGAGTGGAGAAATCGGTCAAGTCGCCGGTAAAATTTGGCATGCGCTGCAGGGCAAGCAGGGCATGACGCCAACCAATCTGAAGAAGGCGACCGGCGCGGATGATAAATTGTTGTGGCTGGCGCTCGGCTGGCTGGCGCGCGAAGACAACATTGAGATCACGAGAAACAAGGCGAGCTTCACCATCAATTTGAAAGCGAAATAA
- a CDS encoding protein kinase, translating to MMTQSHPFVIGQWVRGEKFFGRAALIDELLHGPREAVWIAGLRRMGKTSLLRELERRVLLSVDSVYLPLYWDLEGAVDDDTLRESLLAGLDEARDRFDYDRDWEKLSTPEILRRLQSTTRSHNKRLLLLCDEGEALLALAQNDVPLLARLRRVLQGSETVRCLLTATRRLARLETFEGAETSPFLHGFTPPLYLSPFSEEEARSLTAQADFDAAVQAQLFACTGGHPFLLQVLAKRTLELGEIDAALASMQHDETLRNFFQVDYQSLQPVEQALLQRCARQSLPAETLATTAVERIALQTLRALGLLAETGEMVQLRSPLFQNWLAALPSALVQVESATAAGTIAVTLPLQPGDRIGAYEILYEIGRGGMGVVYCAQDVHLQRRAAIKVLPPELGHEPAQRARLLAEARALSQLSHPNIAIIYAVEFIDGAPCLCMEYVEGLPLDEWASQPNNDFSQKLAVARQIASALAAAHAAGLIHRDLKPSNIIVNSQQVVKLLDFGIARREQAALRLTQAGQMLGTPAYMSPEQISNLEVDRRSDVFSLGVVLYELFTGRRPFQGENLYALAYAIVNENPAAPAASAPAISTELQQVLLQALQKQPAKRFADAGELLSRLLQI from the coding sequence ATGATGACGCAATCCCATCCCTTCGTAATTGGCCAGTGGGTGCGCGGCGAGAAATTCTTCGGGCGTGCGGCGTTGATCGACGAATTATTGCACGGCCCGCGCGAAGCGGTGTGGATCGCAGGCCTGCGCCGCATGGGCAAGACTTCCCTGCTGCGTGAGCTCGAGCGTCGCGTGCTGCTCTCGGTCGATTCCGTTTACCTCCCGCTGTATTGGGATTTGGAAGGCGCGGTTGATGACGACACCCTGCGCGAGAGTTTGCTCGCCGGCCTCGATGAGGCCCGCGACCGTTTCGACTACGACCGCGACTGGGAGAAGTTGTCCACTCCCGAAATCCTGCGGCGGCTGCAAAGCACAACGCGCTCGCACAACAAAAGACTGCTGCTGCTGTGTGACGAAGGAGAAGCCCTGCTCGCGCTGGCACAGAACGATGTGCCGCTGCTGGCGCGCTTGCGCCGCGTGCTGCAGGGCAGCGAGACTGTCCGCTGCCTGTTGACCGCCACCCGCCGTTTGGCGCGCCTGGAAACGTTCGAGGGCGCTGAAACCTCGCCCTTTCTGCACGGCTTCACGCCGCCGCTTTACCTTTCTCCTTTCTCAGAAGAGGAAGCCCGCAGCCTCACCGCGCAGGCTGATTTTGACGCTGCCGTGCAAGCACAACTCTTTGCCTGCACCGGCGGCCATCCCTTTCTGCTGCAAGTGCTGGCCAAACGCACGCTGGAGTTGGGTGAAATCGATGCCGCTCTGGCCAGCATGCAGCACGATGAAACGCTGCGCAATTTTTTTCAAGTCGATTACCAAAGCCTGCAGCCGGTCGAACAGGCGTTGCTGCAGCGCTGCGCCCGCCAGAGTTTGCCGGCCGAGACGCTCGCCACCACAGCGGTGGAGCGCATCGCGCTGCAAACCCTGCGCGCCCTCGGCTTGCTTGCCGAGACCGGCGAGATGGTGCAACTGCGTTCGCCATTGTTTCAGAACTGGCTGGCCGCCCTGCCTAGCGCCCTTGTCCAAGTCGAGTCAGCGACTGCAGCCGGCACGATCGCGGTGACCTTGCCACTGCAGCCGGGGGATCGGATCGGCGCTTATGAAATTCTGTATGAGATTGGGCGGGGCGGCATGGGCGTCGTCTACTGCGCGCAGGACGTACATCTGCAGCGGCGGGCAGCGATCAAGGTGCTGCCACCGGAGCTTGGGCATGAGCCAGCACAGCGCGCCCGCTTGCTGGCGGAGGCGCGCGCGCTTTCGCAACTCAGCCACCCGAACATTGCCATCATTTATGCCGTGGAGTTTATCGACGGCGCGCCCTGTTTGTGTATGGAATATGTGGAAGGCTTGCCGCTGGATGAGTGGGCGAGCCAGCCGAATAACGATTTCAGCCAGAAGCTGGCAGTCGCACGGCAAATCGCCTCGGCGCTGGCCGCCGCGCATGCCGCCGGCCTCATCCATCGTGATCTCAAGCCGAGCAACATCATTGTCAATTCCCAGCAAGTCGTCAAGCTGTTGGATTTTGGTATTGCACGGCGCGAGCAGGCGGCTCTGCGTCTTACCCAGGCCGGCCAGATGCTCGGCACGCCGGCCTATATGTCACCCGAACAGATCAGCAATTTGGAAGTTGATCGGCGCAGCGACGTCTTCTCTCTGGGCGTGGTGTTGTACGAACTGTTCACCGGCCGCCGGCCGTTTCAGGGAGAGAATCTCTATGCGCTGGCTTATGCCATTGTGAACGAAAATCCAGCCGCGCCGGCCGCGAGTGCACCGGCGATTTCGACCGAACTGCAACAGGTGCTGCTGCAGGCGCTGCAAAAGCAGCCGGCAAAACGCTTTGCCGATGCCGGTGAACTGCTGTCCCGCCTCTTGCAAATCTGA